A genomic region of Dehalococcoidia bacterium contains the following coding sequences:
- a CDS encoding type II toxin-antitoxin system PemK/MazF family toxin, with translation MRRGEIWWTELPPPMGRRPALLLSRNTAYRVRTSVTVAVVTRTIRDIPVEVLLGSEDGMPTRCAVNLDSIITVPKDKLIERLTTLTDEKMIMVTKAIIFALDLRV, from the coding sequence ATGCGACGTGGCGAGATATGGTGGACTGAACTACCCCCACCTATGGGCAGACGCCCAGCTCTTCTACTGTCTAGGAATACTGCCTACAGAGTGAGAACTTCGGTGACGGTTGCCGTGGTCACTCGGACCATCCGTGATATTCCGGTAGAAGTACTGCTTGGGTCAGAAGATGGTATGCCGACACGATGTGCGGTGAACTTAGACAGTATCATCACCGTCCCCAAGGACAAGTTAATAGAGCGCCTAACTACACTGACCGATGAAAAAATGATCATGGTCACAAAAGCAATCATCTTTGCCCTCGACCTGAGGGTTTGA
- a CDS encoding ribbon-helix-helix domain-containing protein → MVKKVIQVPVDEELLKALDRLSDKQRMARSELIRQACQRYLRQVEYDELDRLYQDGYEKMPEDPEMGEVQITLASKILPKESW, encoded by the coding sequence ATGGTCAAAAAAGTGATACAGGTTCCTGTTGATGAAGAGTTACTTAAGGCCTTGGATCGGCTATCCGATAAGCAACGCATGGCTAGGTCGGAACTGATTCGCCAAGCCTGTCAACGTTACTTAAGACAGGTGGAGTATGATGAGCTAGACAGACTCTATCAAGATGGGTACGAGAAAATGCCAGAAGATCCAGAGATGGGAGAAGTCCAGATAACTTTGGCATCGAAAATTTTGCCCAAGGAGTCGTGGTAG